The following are from one region of the Klebsiella aerogenes genome:
- a CDS encoding ABC transporter permease: MSGKLLRAAIVFCGLLALWQLATRSGIPAFLLPSPASVAGALWNNRGYLASHTLVTLSEILSGLALGVALGVILALCMVMSPRLQRWLMPLVLTSQAIPVFALAPLLVLWFGFGMSAKVMMAVLVIFFPVTSAFFDGLRRVNRDYLDLARTMGASFGAQLRHVRLMAALPALGSGLRMAAAVAPIGAIIGEWVGSAEGLGYVMLNANARLQTDICFAALFILVLLTIALWLAVDAFLHRLINWSPE, from the coding sequence ATGAGCGGCAAGTTACTGCGCGCGGCTATCGTATTCTGCGGCCTGCTGGCGCTCTGGCAACTGGCGACCCGCAGCGGCATTCCGGCGTTCCTGCTGCCTTCCCCGGCATCGGTTGCCGGGGCGCTGTGGAACAACCGTGGCTATCTGGCCAGCCACACCCTGGTCACCCTGAGCGAAATCCTCAGCGGACTGGCGCTTGGTGTGGCACTCGGCGTGATACTGGCATTGTGTATGGTGATGTCGCCGCGATTGCAACGCTGGCTGATGCCGCTGGTGCTGACCAGCCAGGCTATCCCGGTGTTCGCACTCGCCCCACTGCTGGTGCTGTGGTTTGGTTTTGGTATGAGCGCCAAAGTCATGATGGCGGTGCTGGTCATCTTTTTCCCCGTCACCTCGGCTTTCTTCGACGGGCTGCGACGGGTAAATCGTGATTATCTCGATCTGGCGCGCACCATGGGGGCGTCTTTCGGCGCGCAGCTCCGCCACGTCAGGCTGATGGCGGCGCTACCGGCGCTCGGTTCCGGTCTGCGAATGGCTGCCGCCGTCGCCCCTATCGGCGCGATTATTGGCGAATGGGTCGGCTCTGCGGAAGGTCTTGGCTACGTGATGTTGAACGCCAATGCCCGGCTGCAAACCGATATCTGTTTCGCCGCGTTGTTTATTTTAGTGCTGCTGACCATTGCGCTGTGGCTGGCGGTCGATGCGTTTTTACACCGGCTAATTAACTGGTCGCCGGAATAA